From a single Adhaeribacter swui genomic region:
- a CDS encoding alpha/beta hydrolase family protein, with amino-acid sequence MSRFIFLLLFWLPVAAFAQSNPKTLIGQRTFTFHDSGRRRPVTTEIWYPTTEILKKTDQAFSPIIRQYTVRDAKPTAGKYPLIMLSHGTGGGRLTLEWLAQALVQNGFIVAAVDHYGNTYDHKIPLEFLNFWNRPLDISFAITNLLQHPEIKPVIDAQKIGATGFSLGGYTVIALAGGQLNYQNLTTYLKTTGRKELEIPELPGLARYLDDSTLLTTSLRPPELKDSRIKAFFAIAPALGAGFTAKNQFNQVNKPVYLVGVQSDSIAPVKTNARHYHQLLASSQYYELPGKTGHYVMLNEANDEMKKAAPIYFADDASVNRQQVHAQVAALASNFFKNNLK; translated from the coding sequence ATGTCCCGCTTTATCTTTTTACTTCTGTTTTGGCTGCCGGTCGCGGCATTTGCCCAAAGCAACCCTAAAACCCTTATCGGTCAACGAACTTTTACGTTCCACGATTCTGGCCGCAGGCGACCGGTAACTACGGAAATATGGTATCCAACAACAGAAATTTTAAAAAAAACCGATCAGGCATTTTCGCCTATTATCCGACAATACACGGTACGCGATGCTAAACCTACCGCGGGTAAATACCCTTTAATCATGCTTTCGCACGGCACCGGCGGCGGCAGACTTACCCTGGAGTGGTTGGCGCAAGCGTTGGTTCAAAACGGATTTATAGTAGCCGCCGTGGACCATTATGGCAACACCTACGATCATAAAATTCCTTTAGAATTTTTAAATTTTTGGAATCGGCCTTTAGATATAAGCTTTGCTATAACCAACCTACTGCAACACCCGGAAATTAAGCCCGTGATTGATGCGCAAAAAATAGGAGCTACCGGTTTTTCGTTGGGCGGTTATACAGTTATTGCCCTAGCCGGCGGCCAGTTAAATTACCAGAACCTGACTACCTATCTTAAAACCACTGGAAGAAAAGAATTAGAAATACCCGAACTACCCGGCTTAGCGCGGTACCTGGATGATAGCACCTTGCTTACTACTTCCCTGCGCCCTCCCGAGTTAAAAGATAGCAGAATAAAAGCTTTTTTTGCCATTGCCCCGGCATTAGGAGCCGGCTTTACCGCCAAGAATCAGTTTAATCAGGTAAATAAACCGGTTTACCTAGTGGGGGTGCAAAGCGATAGCATCGCCCCGGTTAAAACAAATGCCCGGCACTACCATCAGTTACTCGCCTCCTCCCAATACTATGAACTGCCGGGTAAAACGGGGCATTACGTGATGCTCAACGAAGCCAACGACGAAATGAAAAAAGCGGCCCCGATTTATTTTGCGGATGATGCAAGTGTAAACCGCCAACAGGTGCACGCCCAGGTAGCTGCTTTAGCCAGTAACTTTTTTAAAAATAATTTAAAATAA
- a CDS encoding Crp/Fnr family transcriptional regulator, translated as MHPALSKYLHGKINLSLPHQEFVNSCFKLKYTRRHEILVPKGGIAKHIYFVVKGCLRVFLTQEDGSESTRFLLFEGRLGTAFPSFILQQPSMATLESLEPSEVLMLSYANHQTLLQEVPGWETMYRHCLELDYIAAIQRIESFITQDAKARYLTLLQNYPEIIQRLPAKIIADYLGISQETLSRLKAKK; from the coding sequence ATGCATCCGGCTTTAAGCAAATACCTGCACGGAAAAATTAATTTGTCGTTACCGCACCAGGAATTCGTAAATTCTTGTTTCAAATTAAAATACACCCGGCGCCACGAAATATTAGTGCCTAAAGGCGGTATTGCCAAACACATTTATTTTGTGGTAAAAGGCTGTTTACGCGTTTTCTTAACCCAGGAAGATGGCAGCGAATCCACCCGTTTTCTTTTGTTCGAAGGTCGGCTGGGCACGGCTTTTCCCAGCTTTATTTTACAGCAGCCATCAATGGCCACTTTAGAAAGCCTGGAACCTTCGGAAGTACTGATGCTGAGTTATGCCAATCATCAAACCTTATTACAAGAAGTACCGGGTTGGGAAACCATGTACCGCCATTGTTTAGAACTGGATTATATTGCGGCTATTCAACGCATCGAAAGCTTTATAACCCAGGATGCCAAAGCCCGTTACCTCACCTTACTGCAAAATTACCCGGAAATCATTCAAAGGCTGCCAGCCAAAATTATAGCCGATTACCTGGGTATTTCGCAAGAAACCTTAAGTCGGCTTAAAGCTAAAAAGTAA
- a CDS encoding ATP-binding protein — MQNYKNHFVDLSNCDTEPIYIIGRIQPHGFLLVLDAVTHVIEQTSTNTADFLNFSPESLLNQPLADLLSNEEYQHLHDILLQEQPVNPQLLSWQGNLFFGFIHTSGNKIILEGEPYTTSSDLDRIKDNNRLVRLNEQLNVLDNLASVAQAVAKTLLEVLAYDRVEVIQYDSEWNSEVIAEARNNQLPAYLGHHFPASDIPAPARELLRQKHIRQIPDVHAPSVEIIPYYNPTTGAPTNIIKSELRNPSEIHLEYVHNMGVAATISFSVLVKGNLWGLISCHNVTPVFMDVWKRQTGELITKAFANNVSSIQEKRDKKQWARFRETEEQLIRQINSSKNIRAGLLKTEYNLLALTEGTGAIVALGNQVTNFGLVPTEEQVRALIDWLAENNTERLFCSRQLEKIFPEAAAYREVASGLLALEISRYNKEYLLFFKPEIKETRVWAGNPELPKLGADLRLHPRKSFEKWEEVIKGKSEGWSLNEQEITQTFLKDVVALQLRNQATQLENLNKELTQAADALQAKNDQLEDFAHIMSHNLRSPLSNITGLHQLYQDEPNLENAAFAIEHIKRVSDNMTQTIEDLNVILKTRINRQLPVEEVQLSEIIQKEQQNLLAIPGQAPVEWHVDLQVKTILLPKIYVESFLHNLMSNAIKYRSPERAPVVTIKSWLANERIYIAVSDNGLGMNLAKMGDKLFGLYKTFHRHENAKGLGLYLTKMQIEALGGTIEVASELNKGTTFTVSFNQTGD; from the coding sequence ATGCAAAATTACAAAAACCATTTCGTTGATTTATCAAATTGCGATACCGAACCGATCTATATTATTGGCCGCATTCAACCGCACGGCTTTTTACTGGTGCTCGATGCAGTTACCCACGTTATTGAGCAAACAAGCACAAATACGGCCGATTTTTTAAATTTTTCGCCGGAAAGCTTATTAAATCAGCCTTTAGCCGATCTGCTAAGCAACGAAGAATACCAACACCTGCACGATATATTATTACAGGAGCAACCGGTAAATCCGCAGTTATTGTCCTGGCAGGGAAATTTGTTTTTTGGTTTTATTCATACTTCCGGAAATAAAATAATACTGGAAGGGGAGCCTTACACTACGTCGTCGGACCTGGACCGGATTAAAGATAATAACCGTTTGGTGCGGTTAAACGAGCAGCTAAATGTGTTGGATAACTTGGCCAGTGTAGCGCAAGCCGTAGCTAAAACTTTGTTAGAGGTTTTAGCTTACGACCGGGTAGAAGTAATTCAGTACGATAGCGAGTGGAACTCCGAAGTAATTGCCGAAGCCCGTAACAACCAGTTGCCGGCTTATTTGGGGCACCATTTTCCGGCCAGCGATATTCCGGCACCCGCCCGGGAACTGCTGCGGCAAAAACATATCCGGCAAATTCCGGATGTGCATGCCCCATCCGTAGAAATAATACCGTACTATAACCCAACCACCGGCGCCCCCACCAATATTATTAAATCAGAACTTCGTAATCCTTCAGAAATTCATCTGGAATACGTGCATAATATGGGAGTGGCAGCTACCATTTCTTTTTCTGTTCTGGTAAAAGGTAATTTATGGGGGCTTATTTCCTGTCACAATGTTACGCCGGTGTTTATGGATGTCTGGAAACGGCAAACGGGCGAGTTAATTACTAAAGCTTTTGCCAATAATGTGTCTTCTATTCAGGAAAAGCGGGATAAAAAACAATGGGCCCGTTTCAGGGAAACCGAAGAGCAGTTAATCCGGCAAATTAACAGTAGTAAAAACATCCGGGCCGGACTGCTAAAAACTGAATATAATCTGTTGGCCCTTACCGAAGGCACGGGAGCCATTGTGGCCTTGGGCAATCAAGTTACTAATTTTGGCTTGGTACCTACCGAAGAGCAGGTGCGGGCATTAATTGATTGGTTGGCCGAAAATAACACGGAGCGGCTTTTTTGCTCCCGTCAGTTAGAGAAGATATTTCCGGAAGCCGCCGCTTACCGCGAGGTAGCCAGTGGTTTGTTGGCTTTAGAAATATCGCGGTATAATAAAGAGTATTTGTTGTTTTTTAAACCCGAAATTAAAGAAACCCGCGTGTGGGCCGGTAACCCGGAACTGCCTAAGTTGGGTGCGGACCTGCGCTTGCACCCCCGCAAATCTTTTGAAAAATGGGAAGAAGTAATTAAAGGAAAATCGGAAGGCTGGAGCTTAAACGAACAGGAAATAACGCAAACGTTTTTAAAAGATGTAGTGGCTTTGCAGTTACGTAACCAGGCCACCCAACTCGAAAATTTAAATAAAGAACTTACCCAGGCCGCCGATGCTTTGCAGGCCAAAAACGACCAACTCGAAGATTTTGCGCATATTATGTCGCATAATTTACGGTCCCCTTTATCTAATATAACCGGTTTGCACCAATTGTACCAGGATGAGCCTAACCTGGAAAATGCTGCTTTTGCCATAGAGCACATTAAGCGCGTGAGCGATAACATGACACAAACCATCGAAGACTTAAACGTAATCCTGAAAACCCGGATAAACCGTCAATTACCTGTTGAGGAGGTACAGCTAAGCGAGATAATTCAAAAAGAACAACAAAATTTGCTGGCTATTCCGGGCCAGGCGCCCGTGGAGTGGCACGTTGATTTACAAGTAAAAACCATTTTGTTGCCTAAAATTTACGTTGAAAGTTTTCTGCATAATTTAATGTCTAATGCTATTAAATACCGCTCCCCCGAACGGGCTCCGGTAGTAACCATAAAATCGTGGTTAGCGAACGAGCGCATTTATATAGCAGTAAGCGATAATGGTTTAGGGATGAATTTAGCCAAAATGGGCGATAAGCTTTTTGGCTTATACAAAACTTTTCACCGCCACGAAAACGCCAAAGGGCTAGGCCTGTACTTAACCAAAATGCAGATAGAAGCACTGGGCGGTACCATTGAAGTAGCAAGCGAACTAAATAAAGGCACTACTTTTACGGTAAGTTTTAACCAGACAGGGGATTAA
- a CDS encoding NHL repeat-containing protein, which produces MKKLLFALFLISGTFACSDDDNDMDDIEVEQETYAIPGDTFYPEGIAFHQKSGDFFTGSTTNGDIVRVDAEDGDVTLFASGSQQNRAAATGMKIDPKDRLWVCGGASNTIQVLDIRGMLIKSWNTSTLFGSGFINDCVYDNTHIYFTDSNVQKIYRTNVTLDAPDEMEEWLTFTNSEIPYATGINANGIVNTPDNKYLIMVVSNSGKLYRIDKASKAIQEIALDAPVTAGDGLYLNGNVLYVSRNATNQIFPVTLNNEYTQGTLGAGFGTNLLFNTTLDKAGNYFLVVNGQLNRRVTNNPVLPFTVSRVAIP; this is translated from the coding sequence ATGAAAAAGCTGTTATTTGCCCTGTTCCTAATTTCAGGAACCTTTGCCTGTTCCGACGATGACAACGATATGGATGATATTGAAGTAGAGCAGGAAACCTACGCTATTCCGGGCGATACTTTTTACCCCGAGGGCATTGCGTTTCACCAGAAATCCGGGGATTTTTTTACGGGCAGCACTACTAACGGCGATATTGTGCGGGTAGATGCGGAAGACGGCGACGTTACACTATTTGCTTCGGGGAGTCAGCAAAACCGGGCCGCGGCTACCGGCATGAAAATAGACCCTAAAGACCGGTTGTGGGTTTGCGGCGGCGCTAGTAATACCATTCAGGTTTTAGATATTCGGGGCATGTTAATTAAAAGCTGGAATACCAGTACCTTATTTGGTTCGGGGTTTATTAACGATTGCGTTTACGATAATACCCACATTTATTTTACCGACTCCAATGTTCAAAAAATATACCGCACCAATGTTACCCTCGATGCCCCCGATGAGATGGAAGAATGGCTAACTTTCACCAATTCTGAAATCCCGTATGCTACTGGCATCAATGCCAATGGCATTGTAAATACCCCGGATAATAAATATTTAATTATGGTGGTTTCTAACTCTGGCAAACTGTACCGCATCGATAAAGCCAGTAAAGCTATTCAGGAGATAGCCTTGGATGCGCCCGTTACGGCCGGCGATGGACTTTATTTAAACGGCAATGTGCTGTATGTTTCCCGCAACGCTACCAACCAGATTTTCCCGGTAACACTCAACAACGAGTATACGCAAGGCACCCTAGGCGCCGGTTTTGGCACTAACCTGTTATTCAATACCACCCTGGATAAAGCGGGCAATTACTTTTTAGTGGTAAACGGACAATTAAACCGCCGCGTTACCAATAATCCGGTACTTCCTTTTACGGTGTCGCGGGTAGCTATTCCTTGA
- a CDS encoding TonB-dependent receptor: MIKYFFLGWLLLGSGPLSGQILSSATPNCGLSLSGTVSDQHHGQALPAATLVLEELNQAVQTDADGHYHFHGLCPGVYHLKTTYVGFETVQQEIRLLASANRNLKLHPTATALNAVQVVGQKQVPTPTQASGKLEGQQLEQTRGESLGKALEQLAGVTTLNTGPSISKPVIHGLHSNRVLLLNNGVRQEGQQWGTEHAPEIDASVASRLTVVKGAAGVRYGSDAIGGVVLVEPAPLRDSVGTDAVINLVGMSNNRMGQVSGVVNHNFKKWPAWSLRAQGTLKRGGNTRTPNYFLKNTAFAEQNFSAAMGYNQDSHGVEIYYSQFNTRLGILSASHIGNLTDLQRAIDSPVPLETSGFSYQINRPYQQVQHQLLKISGYLNTGEAGKLTWLSSFQENKRAEYDKHLPRNNEQAARNLPELDLQLSSFYNELAWEHRSFRNLTGTIGLTGMVQRNQYSGRFFIPNYWNYTGGIYWLEKWQKNKWLLEAGARYDYRFLDVIFYEGKQRTEPQFTYHNFSGTLGGVYELNHHVSFRLNGGTAFRSPNVNELFSNGLHHGTASIEIGDQNLKPETAYNLVATAVYQSTQKLNAELSVYSNYIQNYIYLAPVFPATLTVRGAFPTFRYTQTNARFTGADVSVNYRFAPPLSVQAKASVVRARNQTTKDYLILIPPDRLDATLRYEWQKQKFKKFSQSFIQVGTLLVGEQTRVPTQAIANPNPKEETTTFVPVNGDYKAPPSGYALWQAAVGTTFQAGDQPIEISISGTNLLNTTYRDYLNRFRYFADEMGRNVVLRVRVPLNFTSN; encoded by the coding sequence ATGATCAAGTATTTTTTCTTGGGGTGGCTGCTGCTTGGCAGTGGGCCACTTTCCGGGCAAATTCTGTCGTCGGCTACCCCAAACTGCGGCCTTTCTTTATCCGGCACAGTATCGGATCAGCACCACGGACAAGCCTTGCCCGCCGCTACCCTGGTACTGGAAGAACTTAACCAGGCCGTACAAACCGATGCCGACGGGCATTACCATTTCCATGGTTTATGCCCGGGCGTTTACCACCTGAAAACCACTTACGTGGGCTTTGAAACTGTGCAGCAGGAAATACGCTTGTTGGCCTCAGCTAACCGGAATTTAAAATTACATCCTACTGCAACCGCTCTAAACGCTGTACAAGTGGTGGGGCAAAAGCAAGTACCTACCCCCACCCAAGCTTCGGGTAAATTAGAAGGTCAGCAACTGGAACAAACCCGCGGCGAATCACTGGGTAAAGCGTTGGAACAACTGGCCGGCGTTACTACGCTCAACACGGGGCCTAGTATTTCCAAACCGGTAATTCATGGGCTGCACAGCAACCGGGTATTACTTTTAAACAATGGCGTTCGGCAGGAAGGCCAACAATGGGGCACCGAACACGCCCCGGAAATTGATGCCAGCGTAGCCTCGCGGTTAACGGTAGTAAAAGGGGCGGCCGGCGTACGCTACGGCTCCGATGCCATTGGCGGGGTGGTGTTGGTAGAGCCAGCTCCCTTGCGCGACTCTGTAGGTACCGATGCCGTTATTAATTTGGTAGGCATGAGCAACAACCGCATGGGCCAAGTGAGCGGTGTGGTAAATCATAATTTTAAAAAATGGCCGGCCTGGAGCTTACGGGCCCAAGGTACTTTAAAAAGAGGCGGTAATACCCGTACTCCCAATTATTTTTTAAAAAATACCGCTTTTGCGGAGCAAAACTTTTCGGCGGCGATGGGCTACAACCAGGATAGCCATGGCGTAGAAATTTACTATAGCCAGTTTAATACCCGTTTAGGAATTTTATCGGCTTCGCACATTGGCAATTTAACCGATTTGCAGCGGGCCATTGACAGTCCGGTACCCCTGGAAACCTCCGGGTTTAGTTACCAGATCAATCGCCCCTACCAACAGGTACAGCACCAATTGTTAAAAATAAGCGGTTACTTGAATACCGGCGAAGCAGGTAAACTTACCTGGCTTAGTTCTTTTCAGGAAAATAAACGGGCCGAGTACGACAAACATTTGCCCCGCAACAACGAACAAGCAGCTCGTAATTTACCCGAGTTAGATTTACAATTAAGTAGTTTTTACAACGAGTTGGCCTGGGAGCATCGTTCTTTCCGGAATCTTACCGGCACCATAGGCCTAACCGGCATGGTACAGCGCAACCAATACAGCGGCCGCTTTTTTATTCCGAATTATTGGAATTATACGGGCGGGATTTACTGGCTGGAAAAATGGCAAAAGAATAAATGGCTCCTGGAAGCGGGCGCTCGCTACGATTACCGTTTCCTGGATGTAATATTTTACGAAGGCAAACAACGCACCGAGCCGCAGTTTACTTACCATAATTTTTCCGGCACTTTGGGTGGGGTTTACGAGCTCAATCATCACGTATCGTTCCGGTTAAACGGGGGCACGGCGTTTCGTTCGCCTAACGTAAATGAGCTATTCAGCAATGGTTTGCACCACGGCACGGCTTCCATCGAGATAGGCGACCAAAACTTAAAACCCGAAACGGCCTACAATCTGGTGGCCACCGCGGTTTACCAAAGCACCCAAAAGTTAAATGCCGAGCTGAGTGTTTATTCTAACTACATCCAAAATTACATTTACCTGGCGCCGGTATTTCCGGCTACGCTTACGGTGCGCGGGGCATTCCCGACTTTCCGGTATACCCAAACCAATGCGCGTTTTACTGGGGCGGATGTATCCGTTAACTACCGTTTTGCTCCGCCTTTGTCCGTTCAGGCGAAAGCCAGCGTGGTGCGGGCCCGCAATCAAACCACCAAGGATTATTTAATCCTAATTCCGCCGGATCGGCTGGATGCCACGTTGCGGTACGAATGGCAAAAGCAAAAATTTAAAAAATTCTCGCAGTCATTTATTCAGGTGGGCACTTTGCTCGTGGGCGAGCAAACCCGCGTGCCAACTCAGGCCATCGCTAATCCAAATCCGAAAGAAGAAACCACAACTTTTGTACCCGTTAACGGCGACTACAAGGCCCCACCAAGCGGTTACGCTTTGTGGCAAGCGGCTGTTGGCACCACCTTTCAGGCCGGGGATCAACCCATCGAAATCAGTATTTCGGGTACCAATTTACTTAACACCACTTACCGCGATTACCTCAACCGTTTCCGCTATTTCGCCGACGAAATGGGCCGGAATGTGGTACTGCGGGTACGAGTGCCTTTAAACTTTACTTCTAACTAA